In a genomic window of Trichoderma atroviride chromosome 4, complete sequence:
- a CDS encoding uncharacterized protein (BUSCO:EOG092D14XV) yields MGKLTEMLKGLLEARNQEDGLAKWAQIQVNRNIYAFLSIIRLFLSANSAETHQNQATFWRHGLSYLVLQLAFDPDVQTQIKAEALVACGDLIRNNMTLQEGFASLTVSPPLESMAGNPNVSNGHAPSKIYIIDGLLDLSLNVHDLAAFDLRFAACQCLTAYFSNHAEVKSHFLGRAIEGYQSGRDESANILSVLLKLPGDVFLNDPYRVWFASVIAFHLVYDNPAAKAVAKGLTEGDASKGEEVVTSIQTITAHLLTRIRRDDDTRILVGYLMLLLGWLFEDLDAVNDFLSEGSNVQGLIQVISQPVRVAGELVQGLCAMLLGFIYEFSTKDSPIPRATLHSILESRLDRDGYLDRLVKLRNHPLLRDFEVTPQTLIALPTGEEEVNVFFDSIFVEFFKDNYSRAARAIDKAPDVEVSVITNGLEQGISRQLVDSLRHQVEERDGAIVEANEAKQALQRAVNEAQEAHRRAKEDAEATSAKLAIELSKLQSQHAAKAAEYEQKMVQLQQQLNSKDQNHQLQLDAKDTRLKRELEAKDARLKRELDAKDKELVAKEAQFRKELDAKEAHLQKQLDAKERQLQTQLSAKDQQLQTQLSQAQKAHEVEAERAKQKAEAEIADLRATASRLEVDLMKANKTKTVELQALRTEHADALAEQESQLKKANEKKEELEKQLKTVNEKHNEVGKQLKTANEKSEELEKQLEDATSEAEKLRQEVTETKSALKDAEEAKDAVQSELDDLLMVFGDLEEKLAQYKSRLRDLGQDVSDGEDDDGDDGSADEEEGEEDQK; encoded by the exons ATGGGGAAACTCACAGAGATGCTCAAGGGCCTACTCGAAGCTCGGAACCAGGAAGATGGTCTGGCCAAATGGGCGCAAATCCAGGTCAATCGAAACATATACGcatttctctccatcatccgCCTGTTTTTGTCTGCGAACTCGGCAGAGACGCATCAGAATCAAGCCACGTTCTGGAGGCACGGCCTTAGCTATCTTGTCCTTCAGCTTGCGTTCGACCCTGATGTTCAAACACAGATCAAAGCCGAG GCTTTGGTTGCTTGCGGAGACCTGATCCGTAACAACATGACCCTCCAGGAAGGATTCGCTTCGCTCACAGTCTCTCCACCACTAGAATCCATGGCCGGGAATCCAAACGTATCCAATGGCCATGCTCCTTCCAAGATCTACATCATTGACGGCCTGCTTGATTTGTCATTAAATGTGCACGATCTTGCCGCATTTGATTTGCGATTTGCCGCTTGCCAGTGTCTAACGGCCTATTTCTCTAACCACGCCGAAGTAAAATCGCATTTCCTTGGCAGAGCCATAGAAGGGTATCAGTCTGGACGAGACGAATCTGCTAACATCTTGAGTGTTCTGCTGAAGCTACCTGGTGATGTATTCTTGAATGATCCATACCGCGTGTGGTTTGCCTCTGTCATCGCATTTCACCTTGTCTACGACAATCCTGCTGCCAAAGCAGTGGCAAAGGGCTTAACTGAAGGCGATGCCTCTAAAGGCGAGGAGGTTGTGACCAGCATACAGACGATCACAGCGCATTTACTCACGAGGATACGTCGAGATGATGACACCCGAATATTGGTGGGGTATCTGATGCTACTTCTAGGCTGGCTGTTTGAGGATCTAGATGCCGTCAATGACTTCCTATCCGAAGGCAGCAATGTCCAGGGCCTCATTCAGGTAATCTCACAGCCAGTTCGTGTAGCAGGGGAGCTCGTGCAAGGTTTGTGCGCCATGTTGCTGGGCTTCATTTACGAGTTTTCTACAAAGGATTCACCCATTCCGCGAGCAACATTACATTCTATCCTGGAATCGCGGCTGGACAGAGATGGCTATCTGGACCGACTGGTAAAACTGCGAAACCACCCGTTGCTTCGAGATTTTGAAGTTACGCCACAGACTCTCATTGCGCTACCCActggggaagaagaagtcaatgTGTTCTTTGATAGCATATTTGTTGAATTTTTCAAAGACAACTATAGTCGAGCAGCCCGTGCTATTGATAAAGCACCCGATGTGGAAGTATCGGTCATCACGAATGGCTTGGAACAAGGCATATCAAGACAGCTCGTAGATTCTTTGCGGCATCAAGTagaggagagagatggcGCGATTGTTGAAGCTAACGAAGCCAAACAAGCATTGCAACGAGCCGTTAATGAAGCGCAGGAGGCACATCGCCGTGCTAAGgaagatgccgaggccaCAAGTGCAAAGTTGGCAATAGAACTGAG CAAGCTTCAAAGCCAACATGCTGCTAAAGCCGCGGAATATGAACAAAAAATGGTGCAACTACAGCAGCAACTTAACTCCAAAGACCAAAATCATCAATTACAGCTAGATGCCAAAGATACGCGTCTTAAAAGGGAATtggaagccaaagatgcgCGCCTAAAAAGAGAGCTGgatgccaaagacaaagagctAGTTGCCAAAGAGGCTCAGTTCCGAAAAGAGCTGGACGCCAAGGAGGCTCATCTCCAAAAGCAACTAGATGCTAAGGAGCGGCAGCTTCAAACTCAATTGAGTGCCAAAGACCAGCAACTACAAACGCAATTGAGCCAGGCTCAAAAAGCACACGAGGTAGAGGCAGAGCGAGCAAAGCAGAAGGCTGAAGCAGAAATCGCCGATTTGCGGGCGACTGCTAGCAGACTTGAAGTCGATTTGATGAAG GCCAATAAGACCAAGACCGTTGAATTACAGGCCCTTCGTACAGAGCATGCAGACGCTTTAGCAGAGCAGGAGTCTCAGCTGAAGAAAGCCaacgaaaagaaggaagagctAGAAAAACAGCTAAAGACGGTCAACGAGAAGCACAATGAGGTGGGGAAACAGCTGAAGACGGCCAACGAGAAGAGCGAGGAGCTGGAAAAACAGCTGGAGGATGCAACGTCCGAAGCTGAGAAGCTCCGGCAGGAAGTTACGGAG ACAAAGTCAGCCCTGAAGGATGCagaggaggccaaggatgCCGTTCAGTCCGAACTTGACGATCTCCTTATGGTATTTGGCGATCTagaggagaagctggcaCAGTACAAG AGTCGTTTACGGGATCTCGGACAAGATGTGTCTGATGgtgaggacgacgacggagACGATGGTAGTgccgacgaggaggagggcgaaGAAGACCAGAAATAG
- a CDS encoding uncharacterized protein (TransMembrane:5 (o40-61i73-95o107-124i131-149o155-174i)), with protein sequence MALSALRSAISLPYPVASPGHGFWGEQTSTLNFCEEDYALSWYCAELCNTVTNGLFMWLGIRGIRNCMKEEHPSIFLISYIGYMVVGLGSILFHATLKYPMQLVDELSMIYTTCLMMHASFSYSRSQTFSVVLGVGLLSLAGSITLYYYLTKDPIFHQVAYAALTATVVFRSIWVMESQVRPVLHAQDPKRASKLLNTMWAMVATGVSP encoded by the exons ATGGCCTTATCTGCTCTGCGCTCGGCCATCTCGCTTCCATATCCAGTCGCCAGTCCTGGCCATGGATTCTGGGGCGAACAGACGTCAACGCTGAACTTTTGCGAAGAG GACTATGCGCTATCGTGGTATTGTGCTGAGCTCTGTAAT ACAGTCACGAATGGCCTTTTCATGTGGCTTGGAATCAGAGGCATTAGAAACTGTATGAAGGAGGAGCATCCGTCAATATTCCTGATTTCTTATATCGGGTACATGGTCGTGGGACTCGGCTCCATCCTTTTTCATGCGACATTAAAGT ATCCCATGCAATTGGTCGACGAGCTATCCATGATTTATACGACTTGCTTGATGATGCATGCTAGTTTTTCTTACTCACGCTCACAAACGTTTTCGGTTGTCCTGGGGGTTGGGCTACTTTCGCTTGCTGGATCAATCACG CTTTATTACTACCTTACCAAGGACCCCATCTTCCACCAGGTAGCATACGCTGCTCTGACAGCTACCGTCGTTTTTCGGAGTATCTGGGTGATGGAGTCGCAGGTCCGGCCGGTCTTACACGCCCAAGATCCAAAACGGGCCTCGAAGCTGCTGAATACGATGTGGGCCATGGTAGCTACTGGTGTGTCACCCTGA
- a CDS encoding uncharacterized protein (EggNog:ENOG41~TransMembrane:16 (i12-33o39-58i79-101o113-134i219-237o243-265i277-294o314-336i415-435o441-462i493-511o531-549i561-578o590-608i620-646o658-679i)): protein MASPSPQGRSFTVRGVAAGLGVGTVICSANMYFGLQTGWVSIMSMPSSLMGFAIFQLLKPHLQFPFTPVENVLVQSVAGGMAIMPLGCGFVGVIPAMNYLLGADEQGPLSLSMWQLIVWSIGLCYFGVVFAVPLRHQVIIRERLRFPSGFSTAVLIRVLHGRGQSSSAQELDAAAKGGFASLADRDDDPLLVDETNSNVADEEPEASPKDVDWAYNMKLLLVSFLVSGIFTICNYFLPILRDLPIFGTVAASAWLWTLNPSLAYVGQGIIMGTETTLHMTLGAVVGWGILSPLAKKKGWAPGPVDDWENGSKGWIVWVSLAIMLVDAVVSLAYVALRPLFATHATRAFTALRERFQRSRVAVLFERSHQYSPIPHGEEDQDEPATPDDDNASIASNDEDAGLDDAPAEQQVSTRIVTWGLLASVLLCILTTRIVFGDLVPLYAVVTAVLMALVLSIMGVRALGETDLNPVSGISKLAQLFFALIIPQSHKSSVLINLVAGAISEAGALQAGDLMQDLKTGHLLGAAPKAQFWGQIIGATCGALFSAFAYRIYTAVYEIPGKLFQVPTAYVWIFTARLVTGQGLPYMAKEWATGAGVLFAVTTLARTLSVGKQWRSLIPGGIAVAVGMYNVPSFTLARAIGGIFSWYWLSVRKRSTTPLIIIASGFILGEGFLSIVNLWLQALKVPHY from the exons ATggcctctccatctccccAGGGCCGCAGCTTCACCGTGCGCGGAGTCGCTGCTGGCCTGGGCGTCGGCACCGTGATATGCTCTGCCAACATGTACTTCGGCCTCCAGACGGGCTGGGTGTCCATCATGTCGATGCCGTCCAGCTTGATGGGctttgccatcttccagctgctgaagccgCATCTGCAGTTCCCCTTCACGCCGGTTGAGAATGTGCTGGTGCAGAGCGTTGCCGGCGGCATGGCCATCATGCCTCTTGGCTGCGGCTTTGTCGGTGTC ATCCCGGCAATGAACTACTTGCTAGGCGCCGATGAGCAGGGTCCCTTGTCACTGAGCATGTGGCAGCTCATTGTCTGGTCCATCGGCCTCTGTTACTTTGGTGTCGTCTTTGCCGTTCCCTT GCGCCACCAGGTCATCATTAGAGAACGACTTAGGTTTCCCAGCGGCTTTAGCACCGCCGTGCTCATTCGCGTCCTCCACGGCCGAGGCCAAAGCTCTTCTGCCCAGGAacttgatgccgccgccaagggtGGATTTGCCAGTCTTGCAGATAGAGATGACGATCCTCTGTTAGTCGATGAGACCAATTCCAACGTAGCAGACGAAGAGCCAGAGGCGTCGCCAAAAGACGTGGACTGGGCATACAACATGAAGCTCCTGCTGGTCAGTTTCTTAGTGTCCGGCATCTTCACCATTTGCAACTACTTCCTGCCGATCTTGAGAGACCTCCCCATCTTCGGTACTGTTGCGGCCTCCGCTTGGCTTTGGACTTTGAACCCAAGTCTCGCATATGTCGGGCAGGGCATCATCATGGGGACCGAGACAACGCTTCACATGACTCTCGGCGCAGTTGTCGGTTGGGGTATTCTGAGTcccttggccaagaagaagggttGGGCCCCTGGGCCAGTGGACGATTGGGAAAATGGCAGCAAAGGTTGGATTGTCTGGGTGTCTCTGGCCATTATGCTCGTCGATGCCGTTGTAAGTCTGGCGTACGTTGCCCTTCGGCCTCTTTTCGCAACCCATGCTACGAGAGCCTTTACTGCATTGCGAGAACGGTTCCAACGTTCTAGGGTCGCCGTTTTGTTCGAGAGAAGCCATCAATACTCCCCAATCCCTCACGGAGAGGAGGATCAGGACGAGCCAGCAACTCCCGATGATGACAATGCTTCCATTGCCTCgaacgatgaagatgccggcCTAGATGACGCCCCAGCCGAGCAGCAAGTCAGCACTCGAATTGTCACATGGGGTCTTCTCGCATCTGTCTTGCTCTGTATTCTTACAACGCGCATTGTATTTGGCGACCTGGTACCCCTGTACGCGGTTGTTACTGCCGTTCTCATGGCTCTGGTCCTGAGTATCATGGGTGTCAGGGCCCTCGGAGAGACTGATCTCAACCCCGTTTCCGGCATAAGCAAACTTGCgcagcttttctttgctctgaTCATCCCACAATCTCACAAATCTAGCGTTCTCATCAACTTGGTCGCAGGCGCCATC TCTGAAGCT GGTGCATTGCAGGCTGGAGACTTGATGCAAGATCTCAAGACCGGTCACTTGCTCGGAGCTGCCCCCAAGGCGCAGTTTTGGGGACAGATTATAGGTGCAACGTGTGGTGCGCTGTTCAGTGCTTTTGCGTATCGTATCTACACGGC AGTATACGAGATCCCCGGCAAACTTTTCCAAGTTCCAACGGCCTACGTGTGGATATTCACCGCTAGGCTTGTAACCGGACAAGGCCTGCCGTACATGGCCAAAGAATGGGCGACTGGAGCCGGtgttctttttgctgtcACTACACTGGCGCGAACTTTGTCTGTCGGGAAGCAATGGCGTTCGCTGATCCCTGGCGGCATTGCCGTTGCAGTCG GCATGTACAACGTGCCCTCATTTACCTTGGCTCGAGCCATTGGAGGAATTTTTAGCTGGTACTGGTTGAGCGTACGAAAACGGTCAACCACGCcgctcatcatcattgcaTCG GGCTTCATCTTGGGAGAAGGTTTCCTGAGCATTGTGAATCTATGGCTACAGGCTCTAAAAGTGCCTCACTATTAG